The window TGCATCTTTTAATGATGGGGTTGAGTCTTTACCAGATCCCCTTCCCTTACCATCTTCCACCACACCTCCCCCTCCACCACCTCCTACTACTCCCAGAGTCTATGATAAGTGCTCTCATCCATTCCATTCTTGGCTGTGTAGGGGACCTCCTCAACCAAGGACAACTCCACGTCCTAGacctcctccaccacccacaACCACCCCTGATCCTGCTGGGTCTGGGGTGTTCCCAGATGCTTCTAATCAGCAACCAGGATCTGAGTTATTTCCTGATGCACAACCATTTCCACAGACCAcacttcctccccctccaccttctACTACTCCCTTTGACATTTGCAGTAATCCCTTTACGGCATGGATGTGTCAGAAACCTGCGAAACTTCTGCCACCTACTACCACTGAAGACCCATCCGCTTCAGGAGGTTTGCTTGATGCAGAACCTGCTAACAGACCTAAACAGGCTCAGCTCCCATTCCCTCTCACTCAACCACCACCCCCTTCAACACCCAAACCCTCATGGGAAGGAGCTGATCCATGCTTCCATGCCTTCCACTCATGGCTTTGCAAACCACCTCGATCTAGGCGTCCTACAATCCCTCCAACGACAagacctccaccacctcctcctcctcctcctcctcctcctccaattatTCTACCAACAACTGCAGCACCTGCACAAGGAAAGTTGTTAGACCCTGAAGCCTCATTCCAAGAACCTGACTCTGTTCCATTTCCAGATAACTCCCTAACCACATCAACAACTGTGAAACCTCCACCACCACCTACtactcctcccccacctccacctTTAACAACTACACCACCAGCAGATGGAGGTTTGGCAGATCCTGGACCGCAGGCACTTCCAGACCCCATAGAATCCCCTGAACCTCAGCCTGAACCTGAACCAACACTAGATGATATTTGCAGTCACCCATTCCACAGCTTCTTGTGCCAGAAAACTAAACCTCGAAAAGCATGGTCAAAATCCTCTTCAGCAAGACCACTCGTAACTACTACTACACCAAGGccccctccaccaccaccagCTGATGAAGAGCCagcagcttcatttttggatccagaTTCACAGCCTAGTCCTCAAGATGGAGAAGGAGATTTTGCTGATCCTATACCAGCACCCTCTACGACTCCTGCACCAAAATATGACAAATGTAATCATCCATTCCATTCATGGCTCTGTGATGCAGCACAAGGAAATCTGAGAATTAGGACATCTGTACCTGATTCAGACAGATTCCTCTTAGGTTCAAATAATTTACCCAGCATTCAAAATCTACCACTGGAAGGCCACAATTTCCAAGGAAGACTCTCAAGCAACAAAGCCAAATCAATTAATTCTGCATCAAACTTCAACTCTGGAGGGTCGAGAAATACCAAAGATTCAAGATCAAGAGATTCCTCTGTTTCTCAGTTTGTTCCTACACTTCCACCAATATCAAAGATTCCCACAGTACCAACTGTTCCTACAGTTCCTTTCCACAGTGCAGGGGTAACAAATTCACCAGATTCTATACCCACAGTACCTTTCATTCCAACTGTCCCAACAGTACCTACAGTTCCAACAGTTCCAGGTGACccttttgatttctttttagaTCATCGTGTTGCTGTGGGATCTGCTCCTATTCCATCGTTCAGTTTGCCAAATTATGTACCTTCAGCAAAATCCAAAGAGAGAACTGAAACACACGGTAAAGGGGCTCATTTACCACTCTACGAAGACTACCCTTTCCCAAGTGATTACACTGCTCTTTTTATTGCTTCGCCATCTTCTGTTCTTACAGATCAAGAGGAGGAGTACCATGATCCTCTGATACAATTCGCACCCTATCCACCATCTTCATCGTTGCCTTATCCTGCTCATCTCAATCCGGATCCTTCACATCGATTACCACCAGGTTTTCCTCGACCAACGCTTCCACCAATTCCGTCCACATCCCCCAAGAATTCAGATTCAACCACTACCATTTCTCCAATGTCAAGTCCACCTCCATATCCCCCAGAACCGTTTCCACTTGAAGACGAGTTTTTAATTAATTCTACTGAGACTTACTTTCCATTATCATCACCTACAACCACAAATATTTCTACAAGTACACTTCATCCAAGTACTGttagttcactttcatcttttcttgAACCATCATCCTCTCAACTTTCAAGTGAGGACAGTTTATCTTACACATCTACTGACACACACATTCCTTTAGCTGTTGGGTCACAGTCACCTTTGTCAAACCCATCAACTGAAATAACTTTACCCACATCTTCCCCTTCATCATCTATAGACGATATTCCACTTGAAACTATAACATCGCAAGATTTGACTTCATCAGAGTTCACCTTTAAGACAAACCCCTCCGTTCCACTTGAGCATGAAGATAGTTCAATACCACAAGACTGGATTTCTGGTGCTTCATCGCCATCCTTTTCATTAGAATCAACTTTTCAGACAACCCACTCCCCTTCACTTGAGCCTGAAGTTAGTACAACATCGTATGCCTTGAAATCTAGTACTTCAGTGCCATCTCCTTCATTAGAGTTCACCTTTAAGACAACCTCGTCCCCGCCACTCGAGCTTGAAGCTAGTCCTTCTCCTGAGCTTTCATTACTAAGTTCCATTCATTCTCATAATTCCCATCACTCAGTATCATCTTCCTTACCAATCCCACCTGTTCCTAGACCTATAAATTCCCACAGAGGTCTTCCTCGCGCACCATCATCATCTTTTCCCATCCTCTCTcatcctccaccccctcctcctccacttcccctcACTACTGAtttgcctcctccccctccaccccctccccctcctccaccaccaccaagGTCTAGTGGGAGGTCAGTATCAAGACAGAAAAGCAGGCAGAGAGGATCACAGTCAGTGCCACGACGTCATTTACAGCCACCCCCACTGCCTCAGTCGCCTTTCCTTTCTTCTGAAGGCATTGGTGACTTTTCAGCGGGCGACACCCTCCTGGAAGCCTCTGGCTCTGCACACTCTGTGGTGACTCTCAGCTTTCCAGAGCATCATGGGCCCCTTGAAGCATTGGCCTGGGAGTCTCAAGCCTGGGAGTCCCAGCGAACCGAACCAAGGAAAAAATACTTCTAGAATTCATCGACGTCCCTTGTCAATGGAATTGTTGAGTGATATGAATTTCCTCAGCCAAGAGCGAATTCGTGAGAACTCATGTATTCTTATACTACAGGACCTCCCACTGTGATGATATTATTGCCTGAAATCATAATGAAATAAGTGACGCTCCTAGTGAATTGTGCCAAGTTCATTGAATGCAAGTTTTCTGAAGTTATCAGAACAAAGTCCTAAGCGAAGAAACAGACTTCCCttaaaaaattgcataaaatttgAAAAGGGCAATTTCGTGAATCTTGTGCATTTATTTAAAGTAAGCATATTCACTACAGCGTATCAAGTCCGGGCTGGTCTCGGACACATCTATAGCTTTGACGTAGATTTAGTATGAATAGTTTAGTTTTATAGAACCCCTGCACCGATGCCTGCGTTTAGGCTGTTACTGTGAGCTTAACAACAAACTATTCTGTTGTGCTTTGGATTTTACCAGTGAAgaatgttaaaatattctccttttttttcctttttggcagtcatgtgatgtgtgtttttttagaaGCCTTTCAAATATAAGTGATATTTCCCACACCCGACGTACgcattttccctctttttttttgtacgtcATATCCTTGATTTCCCAAATGTATCTATTTTAactgtctcatttacattttCGAGTAAATATAACATTTCTGAGTCAAAATCCTGACATGTACTCATTTTCTCTCACTTGAGCAAATGTTTGCTGAAAGTGACTACTGTACGTTAAGCTGGTGTCTGGCACCCATCAAATTCTTATTTACGTTCACCAACACCTAACTCACTGTTCCCCCAGACGTCTAATTTCTCCAGGCCATACACAGCGCCCAACTTGATCCGAGTGGCAACAGAGGGCGTCCGAATTCAATTCGTTGCATAATTACGTACCTCCCGGACCCTGGGCGGAGCTGGCCTTCGCTCAGAGGGGAGAAACCCTTAGCTCGATGGTAGTAATGACAACCAGAGATAACACAGTTCATCTCTGCATTTCGTAGAGACGGTCATTTTCGGGAACTGTTACACGAAAATTCCCCATTAGGGCAGCCTCGTATTTCACGGTAACTCTGCAGGGCACGTCGCCCCCTACCACTCCCCCTAAACCATGTATTTATCAGCGGTCATTCGGCGGCACCTTCACTCTCAGTCTGTCTCAGTCTAACCTAGATTCTGGTCGATTACAGTGTCGTTTGTTATTCCGTTTCGAAATGGatgttctttctctccttctgttcagctatataaaataattatggaatattTATAACATAATTCACAAGGAAATTCTGTTAGCCTGAAGTGTACTGCACAACATCCTGTATGACATCAGTTGTGTTATTCTTAATTACATAGGCTGACAAATCCTGTGTAATTTGCACTGGGTGAAGACATAATTAAAGATGTACACATTACGCATTATTTGACGCATAATGTTTACAGGTTTTTCATCGCTACAGTGTACAGTAGTTATCTGTTTTCTCGAATATTTGCTTCTAATTGAcaagaaaacattacaaaaatgtgTTGAAGttctaacaaaaaatttttcaccAGACCTAAAACCTTGAAATGACAGCAACGAAACTTAAACAAGCTTGATGAAAACTTAGACCCAAGGACCATCAAGTATCAGCATCGACTACTGAAATGAAATTCAAGAGAAGGCAacgattttcttcttcttcttcttccatcataATACCAGAATCGAGAAACGCCTACGGGATCAGATCCAGTCAACCTTTCTTGCGCCCGAGATTATTATATTACGTGTGGTATGTCAAGAGTCCCTGGTAGCTGTGGttgacagtttctttttaaatattacaaatcgagtgcaataaaataaatgtactgtCCGTGTTGAACATGAGGGCGCGTCACGTGTTAATGTGAGAAAAACGTCAGTCATCAAAATGACTTGGGCTGTTTTGTAGAAGTTTTTGCAGCATGAGACCAGTCAAACAAACGTAGTCTACATCCAGAGAAGCAGGATTCctataatttaatattataagTCCAGAGGAATGAGACaaaaaataatgtactgtacatctaCAACATGACGATTCGTTTTTTTCCTAATGTGAGAAAAATATGGTTACagaatttaattccttttatcATTAGGTTCTTGCAGCTTGTCCACTtacagcaaaataatttttcatgattttttaaaggaacttttaaatttttctgtaatCTTCCAGTTAGATCTCATAACTGATTGCTTTGAAACCGAAGAGAATTTTGTTGATATTGTCCGTAACTTGTTTTCCTTCATAATTATCTGTTACTTTCACACTTCATGTTGTTTTCCCCTATGAAGtgtccatttttctttgtttttgatgtCTGCCATTCTCCGTGTTGGATATCTGTTCCCCATCTTTGGTATTTCTTGTTCTCCGTATCAGAGATCTGCCGTTAAAATTCTGTCTACGGTGACCACTGAATCTCCTTGGATACATGTTGTTTTCCTCAGATACCAGTCGACTGTTCTTGGATACATGTTTACCTTGCATATATGTTGGCTCTTCCTAGATACATGCTCTTCTCCTTAGATACCTGTTGAATCTCCTTGGATACATGTTGTTTTCCTCAGATACCTGTCGACTGTCCTTGTGCACACGCTGATTACCTTGGATACATGTTGGCCTCCTTGGATACATGTTGCTTACCTAACATACATGATGACCTCCTTGGATACATAGTGGCCTCCTTGGATACATGTTTCCACTAGGTATCTGTTGAACCTACTTAGATACCTTCCGTTCTCTTTGGCCACGTATCAAATCCACCTGGATACTTGTCATGTAATGTTCTCGTTGGATACCTGTTGTTCTTTGTAAGTCTTAAGTTCCCTACTTTCGAATGTCATGTGTTTAGTGGTATATTCTTCAATGTTGTTTTTCGGCGTTCGGAATTTACGCTTTATTTATGCCTTCATTTACTTAGGGTTTTTTTGAGCAAGAGTGTCTGTCTCCATCCATAGCGTATGTCAGTTCCTAGGGTGTTGTTGGAGAGCTATGTGTATCGACATAGGATTCTATTTGATATCTCtctatagttcatatatatatatatatatatatatatatatatatatatatatatatatatacatagtatatatattaaccacaATTATCTCTGTCTCCCCTAACcatcaattatctctctctctccctctctctctctctctctctctctctctctctctctctatttatattccTTCCTACCCATCTACTTCGCATAACTAAGAATTAAATCGATTTTTTTATCGGGAAAACACGAGTCTCTGATGACGCAATCTGATCGCACGCTCCACTGATTCGAGTCCTAATCGGCAATCGTATCACAACCACGTGTAATAGATTTTTAAGCTTCTCACGATGATATTCAGAATCGACCAATATCgtctagatatttttttttcttgtttctaagAACTGAGGAATATCGCCTGAAGAGTTTTTAAAAGTTTGCGTAGTGATAGAAGCGACTGATGTCGtaaaagaaacttattttatgtttctttattataGTGACCTTTATAATCGACCGATATTCGAATAGCTTTTGAGacttttttataatgaaactcACACTGACGAACGTTGTCAGAATAGTTCTTTTTAAACTTTGCATAATGACGTCCAGAGTAAAGAAAtgtcggaaatatatatatatatatatatatatatatatatatatatatatatatatatatatatatatatatatatatatatatatatatatatatatacatatatatatatatatatatatatatatatatatatatatatatatatatatacatatatataaatatataatatatatatatatacacatatataaatatataatatatatatatatacatatatataaatatatatatatatatatatatatatatatatgtatgtatatatatatatatatatatatatatatatatatatatatatatatataatttaactgtATGAAGTTATCTATGGAAGTAAAACCATCCCACCaccgatcagagagagagagagagagagagagagagatattagggaTAAAGTAGAGAGGTGAAGAAACATATAGGGATAGCGGAGAAGACCAGAAAATGGGGGCAGACCATACTGCCGCTTTTGTTAGCCacttgaggctttttttttttttttttttttttttttttttttttttttttagaaatatccaTATGTCAGTCAGGGCCACGGAGCCTGAGTCtgtcattttgtttcttctctcaAAACATGACGCCGTGAAAAACGCATGTATCGTTTTGGTTTACGGAGCTTACTAATTGACGTGGTATCCGAAACCTTGATCCACGAGAGCATTCTCAGCTCTGAATTCACACAGCCCTTAAATCTCCTTGACCTGAATGGGGATCGAGCCGAAACATTGcccaccctatatatatatatatatatatatatatatatatatatatatatatatatatatatatatatatatatatatatatatatatatatatatatatatatatatatatgtgtatatatatataaatatatacatacatatatatatatatatatatatatatatatatatatatatatatatatatatatatatatatatatatatatatatatatggcaggatTTCATTGAAGCTTAGGGGGAACTTGCCTTCTGAAAGCTCAAGCACTTACATTGAGcttaatgaagaataataaatgtGTTTTACCGTAGAATAGGTGTCCCATGTGCTTTGCAATGCAGAACTGCAACTTTTACACTTGAAAGTGCCACTTGGACAACTCGAACGCTTGTCCCGTAGTGACTGCTTTTGTAGGTTTCTCGTATAAAATCTTCAtgctttgaagaaaatgggaacaaATCAGTCCCtgaaaaaacagttttgaaatttCACTGATAAAAACAGTTTCGTGCTTGTCATAGATTTTAGCCACCACGAGTAAAAATATGATAGAATTTTGCTTATTCGCATCGTCTGGCTGGCCCAGATGTTTCAGTTTTGCTTGTAGATCTGcaaatattattttccctttttaattgACAATCCATATTTTATTTACCTTGCCACACCTGGCTGGTCCAGGTGCGTTGTGCCTGCTTGCACTTGCTTTCGTACAGTAGATAAAAAGCACTGATTTCAGGAGATCGGTGGCTCTCATCAGCTGGTCTGATAAGTAAATGTTGCTTTTCTGTAGTTTCCTGTAGCAAGACTTTCGTTCTTTCAAGTGTAGACGTTCAGGTTCTACAATACATGCTTACCCTCCAAGGCTGGACCAGAGGTtgaatttctttaagaaaatataaatatttttgttggctGATAGTTTCTCAGTGTCAAGGTTACAGCTGTacactttaaaaaatgtataacctGCATTTGTGTAGCATAAGAATTTATGAACATCTTTGTTAGCTGATAATTTCATACTGTCATAAACTCaagaacatttcattcaatttggcTGGTCCAAATATCTTATTACTTCGGTGCCTTTGTTTTAAGCTAAGTCTCTCGCATTTGTAAATGTAAACGAATGTTTTCTGTTTGTAAATGAAACCCGCTGGTTTGCTGAAGTATCCTGTACGAGTGGTTTTAAAGACGCCCTCACGGCGAGAGGTTACTTATACCAACAGCCATGGGTGGTATCAACAGCAATGGTTTACACCCAAGCTATGTCAACAGCCACTGGTTGTGGGTTACACTAGTGTCCGTTAGTTATGTAACTAGGGCCCATACCAGTATCCACTGTTTACACCAATGACCCAGGGTGATGCCAACAGCCACTGTTTACACCAATGACCCTGGGTCATACCAACAGCCACTGTTTACACCAATGACTCTGAGCCATGTAAACAGCCACTGTTTACACCAGTGACCCTGGCTCATTTCAACAGCCACTGTTTACAACAGTGACCCTGGCTCATGCCAACAGCCACTGTTTACACCATGACCCTAGGTTATGCCAACAGCCACTGTTTACACCAATGACCCTGGGTCATGCCAACAGCCACTGTTTACACCAATGACCCTGGGTCATGCCAACAGCCACTGTTTACACCAATGACCCTGGGTCAAGCCAACAGCCACTGTTTACACCAATGACACTGGGTCATGCCAACAGCCACTGTTTACACCAATGACCCTGGATCATGCCAACAGCCACTGTTTACACCATGACCCTAGGTTATGCCAACAGCCACTGTTTACACCAATGACCCTGGGTCATGCCAACAGCCACTGTTTACACCAATGACCCTGGGTCATGCCAACAGCCACTGTTTACACCAATGACCCTGGGTCATGCCAACAGCCACTGTTTACACCAATGACCCTGGGTCATGCCACCAGCCATGGGGTACGAAGGCTCCACAAATGAACGGGAACTAACACAGAAAATATTCTTGAGTTTAGAGGAAAACGCTTATATGAGGGAGtaaaatcactgacttgattaaAATAAACCTTATCTCTGCTttgctttagaaaaataaagcttccgtagtTGAAGGAAATTTGCTTTTGCGGGTTCAAAAGCACTTCGTAGATGCTGATGCACTGAAAGCAATCCGCGGGGAGTTTACTCTTCTCCCGTGATGATAAATTAGCCAATATCTGTTGATGATGAGAACAGCGAATCATTCAAATTCAGTTGTAAGATCACCCACGTGACTACTGTTTTCTATTTATGTTGGTTATCTTATAACAGTAAAAACAAGCTGTCCTTTAAAATCAGACATTAGATGATTGGATTACCTTTGTGTGTACTCATTTCATGTTATGTTACTGTGCAATTTGTTTTCCACTGTATTCGTCTGTACTATCGTTATAgtgtatcaataaaataaattcccaGTTATTTCGATGTTTTCATTTCCCTGACTTTTGCACTTgagctgaaattctctctctctctctccttatatatatatatatatatatatatatatatatatatatatacatacgtatgtatatatatatatattatatatatatatatatatatatatatatatatatatatgtctgtatatatacatatatatataaatatatatatatatatatatatatatatatatatatatatatatatatatatacatatatatatatatatatatatatatatattatatatatattcatcttgtgTAATACCGGACTAGACCCaatgaatagaaaatagaattcgACAGGTTCAACACAAGCCACAGAAGGAATTTCTTCACATAACAAATGGCACATAATCCTGGAGCCGACTGTTGTACTACttacttttaattcatttacttttattcatttatttaattttttcaaagataTCTCCTCGGATGAACTCGTATGTTTTTGAGGCCCTTCTAACAATATAACGCCATGAAACTCTCcataaatcagataaaaaataaatgatgtaggACTATTCTCATCACAAATGTGTAAAATTGAATaacgtaaaaatgtaaaaatgtgtaaaattgaATACCACCGAATGAAACTAAACGACAAAAGGTAACAAAAAATCACCATAGCATTCctcaaagaaatatattactaaatgagagagagagagagagagagagagagagagagagagagagagagagagagagagagagattttcccaaCTATCATCCTGGAATCAGAGGAAAGGCATAGAAAGTATGGGCTTCGCTTTCTCTCcgctactcttttttttttttttatagaaagctCAGCCATAGAGACCAACCAATAGCAGCCTTCTTTACAGCTTCTCTAGGAAGGTCCTTCCTTCCACTTCCCTGCCTTCTTATTACGGTCGTTCTTCATTCTTCTCAAATGACTTCGGTCAGTCTCAGATCGTTTCGATCAAGAGGGGTATACGGATTTTATTACAGAAGACACGTGCGAAGTACTTTATTATAAAGTTGTAAAAATAACTCGGATATGCTTTATCACTGACCTGAAAAAAATAGATGTACTTTATTGTAAAGTTGTAAAAATAACTCGGATATGCTTTatcagagaactgaaaaaaatagatgtACTTTATTATAAAGTTGTCAAAACAACTTGGATATGCTTCAttagagaactgaaaaaaatagatgtACTTTGTTATAAAGTTGTAAAAGAACTTGGATATGCTTTatcagagaactgaaaaaaatatatgtactttttcataaaattgtaaaaatagcTTGGATATGCTTTAttagagaactgaaaaaaattagaTGTACTTTATTATAAAGTTGTAAAAATATCATGGATGTACTTTAttagagaactgaaaaaaatagatgtactttattgtaaaaattgtaaaaataacattagagaaatgaaaaaatagatgtactttatcataaaattaaaaaaatatatacatgagcaCTCTATcacataataaatgtgaaaaaatatggaaaaggatTTGCTGACTAATATGGTcttgtttttccaaaattatttacgAAGTTTCAAAAAGTTTCGGTTAAGGATGATGAGTATCATTAGACGCTGAGGGGACGTGAATGAACTACTTTACTAGAAGCTAatgaaagacaatgaaaaatattgtcgTAGATTCCATAAACGTCTCTACATTCGGACATGACACTTGGGTCTTATAAAAGAGATAAAACAGAGAGACGAACGCGAAAATGggtatgatctatatatataaaaatgtatgtatgtatgtatgtatgtatgtatgtatgtatgtatgtatgtatgtgccagATCACAAGAAAACAcaacgaaaagaaaatgaaggagtaaaaaatgcaccaaaattccttcggcgcaatcgagttttccgtacagcatataatgctgtatgaaactttcagccgcggcccatgaaactcagccacggtccagtggcggcctcagccacggtccagtggcggcctcagccacggcccataaaattcTTAGCAGCGGCCGTGAAACGCAGGCACGgtccgctggtggcctgtgttgttggtacctacatcGGTGCCgtaagtacgattatggctaactttaaccttaaataaaataaaaaatactgaggctagagggctgcaatttggtatgtttgatgactggagggtggatgatcaacataccaatttgcagccctctagcctcagtagtttttagatgcgagggcggacagaaaaagtgcggacggacagattaaaatggatgaaaatgtaaataGCCAGATCTCACATTTTGACATCAGTgttaaaaagaacaattattcattttggtaaactaataaaactagtaaattaagaaaacaaattaaaaaggtaAATCCAACCTGAGGTCACCAGCTTACTCGGTGGGGTAtagaaaatgaattatatttttgtttatgccaAGTTTACCGAACGTGACCTTACCGTTATCTGATGACCATCAGATTGATTTTAGGATGAACTCAGCAACATACATGCATTACCATCAAACCAtgatttttgagagaaaaaaatatataatatatatactgtatatatatgtatacatatatgtgtgtaggtatacatgtatgtatataaaaggcTATACGAACACTATACAGCAAAACAAAAGCAGATAATAAAAACCAAACCATCAAATCATGTTCCAGATCTGCCTTGAAATCTCCCAGAGATAATTGAACTGGCACATGAGAACTCCTCAAGCAGCCAATTCCCCTGCTGTTTAAGTAGCAGTGTGGCG of the Macrobrachium rosenbergii isolate ZJJX-2024 chromosome 16, ASM4041242v1, whole genome shotgun sequence genome contains:
- the LOC136847290 gene encoding mucin-2-like gives rise to the protein MKSFNWMKQMWTLILCCILSASAGSLPSVRQPRAVLGKDLPQLARGSAGGGRTKASYDKCSHSFHSWLCPQNRPQASAIFPSVVSPPTVPPPPPSLPPFIPTHSNRGGGDLFPDAAPSDGRNFDTLPFPTSTNPPRPPTVPPFITTPPPREGSGLFPDSAPSNRAGSDSLPFPGPPNPPRPPTTPVPISTTPYDKCSHPFHSWLCQKAPKPRTTTTPPLKSGKDIFPDASFNDGVESLPDPLPLPSSTTPPPPPPPTTPRVYDKCSHPFHSWLCRGPPQPRTTPRPRPPPPPTTTPDPAGSGVFPDASNQQPGSELFPDAQPFPQTTLPPPPPSTTPFDICSNPFTAWMCQKPAKLLPPTTTEDPSASGGLLDAEPANRPKQAQLPFPLTQPPPPSTPKPSWEGADPCFHAFHSWLCKPPRSRRPTIPPTTRPPPPPPPPPPPPPIILPTTAAPAQGKLLDPEASFQEPDSVPFPDNSLTTSTTVKPPPPPTTPPPPPPLTTTPPADGGLADPGPQALPDPIESPEPQPEPEPTLDDICSHPFHSFLCQKTKPRKAWSKSSSARPLVTTTTPRPPPPPPADEEPAASFLDPDSQPSPQDGEGDFADPIPAPSTTPAPKYDKCNHPFHSWLCDAAQGNLRIRTSVPDSDRFLLGSNNLPSIQNLPLEGHNFQGRLSSNKAKSINSASNFNSGGSRNTKDSRSRDSSVSQFVPTLPPISKIPTVPTVPTVPFHSAGVTNSPDSIPTVPFIPTVPTVPTVPTVPGDPFDFFLDHRVAVGSAPIPSFSLPNYVPSAKSKERTETHGKGAHLPLYEDYPFPSDYTALFIASPSSVLTDQEEEYHDPLIQFAPYPPSSSLPYPAHLNPDPSHRLPPGFPRPTLPPIPSTSPKNSDSTTTISPMSSPPPYPPEPFPLEDEFLINSTETYFPLSSPTTTNISTSTLHPSTVSSLSSFLEPSSSQLSSEDSLSYTSTDTHIPLAVGSQSPLSNPSTEITLPTSSPSSSIDDIPLETITSQDLTSSEFTFKTNPSVPLEHEDSSIPQDWISGASSPSFSLESTFQTTHSPSLEPEVSTTSYALKSSTSVPSPSLEFTFKTTSSPPLELEASPSPELSLLSSIHSHNSHHSVSSSLPIPPVPRPINSHRGLPRAPSSSFPILSHPPPPPPPLPLTTDLPPPPPPPPPPPPPPRSSGRSVSRQKSRQRGSQSVPRRHLQPPPLPQSPFLSSEGIGDFSAGDTLLEASGSAHSVVTLSFPEHHGPLEALAWESQAWESQRTEPRKKYF